Within Planktothrix serta PCC 8927, the genomic segment GTTCAGATGTTAATGCAGCACCTAATGTTAATTTACTTAATAATGTGAGTAAAAACGAAAAACTAGGATTCAAGGATTCAAAATTTAAAAATCCAGAGGTTTTGGGATCAAAGGGAACAACGGTTGACTGATTTAACCCTAAAATTAAGAGCGGTAAACTGATGATAAATCCCGCCCAAGGGCCAGCAATACTAACATCAAATAATGCTTTACGGTGGGGAAATGGCGATCGCATTTGAATAAAAGCGCCAAAGGTTCCTAACCAAAACGGAATCGGCATAAAATAAGGTAAAGTCGCTTTAATCTTATACCAACGAGCCGTTAAATAATGGGCAGATTCATGAATTCCTAAAATTGCTATTAAAGCGAGACTATAGGGTAATCCTGCTAATAATAAACGGGGGTTTGCTTGCCAAGCGTCCAGAGGAATATCTACCATCTGAACACCCGCTACCGTTGTTGTAAATAAAGTAATTAATAATAGAGCTAAAGCTAGAATTGGACGGCTTAAAGGATCAGTTTTAAAAGAATTTTCGGCTGTTTCTTGATAGGGATTTGGCACTAAAGCAAAAAAGGGTTTATCTTTAAGATCCTGTTGAAAAGCAATTAGAAAGCGATCGGCAAATTTAGCCTTAATATTATCTCGAATGGTTTGATAAGCGACATCAGGATTAGACCGTAACTGACCCCGACAAACCACCGCCTGTAATCGATATTCAATATTATGCAGGGGAAAGACTGTCCAAGGAAAACAAGTGCGAAGAATGTCTTCTTCCTGTTGATCCAAAGGACGGGGTAAGGTCTGTTTTTCTAGGGGAAGAACGGGTTGTGTTGGCATTGTGGCATCTGATTGAGAAGGTTGAGAAGGAAGACGACCCCATTGCACTAAAAACCAGTATAAACACGGACAAACAATAAAGGGAATAATTACTAACTCTGCGGGAATCGGTTTTTGATTATAGACCAATATCCACGTTCCCCAAATGAATGCCGGGGTCATCATCACCAACCACAGCAACCAAACAGGAGTACGGGTGATTTGAGCCACACCCTGTTGTAGTAGCCAGTAAGTCATTACCCCTAAAATTAGTAACCAAAATAGCATAATCATCCGTAGTTTGAGCCCGATGAACAACTTGGTTTACAATCGAAAATCGCACGGTAAAAATTCATAGAACAATATGTCACAGGAGCGTTCTGTTCCCAAACAACCCCGGCTTGTGCTGGAAAATATTTATGCTTTCCCACCCAACCGGGACACCTTGGGCGGAACTGCCTATTTTATTGTAGAGAACCAGATGAACATCTTGATCGATACGCCTGATTGGAATCCCACAAATCAGCAATTTCTGGAGCAACAGGGGGGCGTTCAGTGGTTATTGATCACCCATCGAGATGCCATTGGAAAAGGGCCAGAGATTCAAAAGACCTTGGGATGCAATATTCTGATCCAAGAACAAGAAGCCTATTTATTGCCTGAGTCAACCGTAACCACCTTTGAGCATGAGTTAACGCTGAGTTCCCAAAGTTCGGTTTTTTGGACACCTGGACATTCTCCGGGTTCATCCTGTCTCTATTTTAGTGGTCAATTCGGGGTTTTGTTCACTGGACGTCATCTATTACCGAATCTCCAAGGTCAACCTGTTCCCCTCCGCACCGCCAAAACCTTCCATTGGCCACGACAATTAAACAGTGTTCAATTAATATTAGAACGCTTTAATTCTCATACCTTACACTATATTTGTCCGGGAGCAAATACAGGGGCATTAAGAGGGGAGCGCATGATTAATCATGCTTATGAAAAATTAGCAATGCTTGATTTAGAAGCTTGTTTGTTGACGGAAGCTATTTTATAGCTAAGAAAGAGTGTAACTTAATAAACAAGATTTGTCTGGGGTAATTAACACATTGAGCAAATTTGAGTTTATAGTAGATGGGCCACCAGTATCACAACAGACTCGTAGACGAGAGCGTCTCAGAGAATGGAAAGCAACAGTACGACAGGAGGCGGAAAAATACTGGTCTTCAGAACAACAAACCGCTACTGGATTGGTTATGCTGCAAATAACTTATTTCTACGATTCTGTGGCTATAGATGTGGATAATATAGTTAAACCCATTCAAGATTCAATTATCGGGTTAGCCTATGTCGATGATGGTCAAGTAACCGATATTATCGTTAGGAAGAGGAATTTGTCGGGTAACTTTAAGATAGAAAATATAACCTCGACATTGGCAGAAGGCTTTGCCCGTGGGAATGAATTTTTGCATATTGTCGTACTTGATGCTCCTGACCAAGAGGTACTTACATGATGTCAACTTTAACTGCCAACCATGAAAGAGAACAATTACTCAAATTAGCCGAGAATTATCGCCAAAAAGGTTACGAGATTTTTCTTCATCCAAACCTTGAAGAATTACCTGAATTTCTGAAAAGTTATCGTCCTGATCTGATAGTCCGCCAGGGCGAAGAAGCAGTCATTATTGAGGTTAAGTCACGCGCTTCACTCAACTCTTACTCTGATCAATATTTACAAAATTTAGCTCAAGCAGTAGAAAAACATCCGGGCTGGAGGTTTGAGTTTGTGATGGTTAACCCGGAGGATATAACCTATTCCCCGAAAGCAGAAGGTTCGTTGCAAAAAGATGAAATTGAATCACAATTGCAAGTGGTAAAGCAACTAACAACGCAACATTTAGAATCAGCAATGTTATATTGCTGGTCTTTAGTTGAGGCAACTTTAAGGTTAATTACAAAAAAAGAAGAGTTAAGTTTACAAAGACTTGAGCCACTTTACTTAGTCAAACAACTAGCGACTGAGGGCGTAATTTCCCAATCTGAGTATCGGTTACTCATGGATGCGATTTCATTCTGTAATGCCATTTTTCATGGTTTTAAAACGACACAACTTACGCAAAATTTTGTCTATGAACTAATTGAAATTACGGAAAAACTCTTGAAAGATTTGCAGACAAGTGATGAATTAATTAACTGAATATCGCCAATTACTCCCATTAAAACAGGAATTGATAAAAATTGAACCCAAACGCCCGAATAATGAGAAAATAGGAAAACTAGGATCACCCAGATCACAGTAAAACGCACTCATTCAGGATTTTATAAGGGAAACGCTCAAATGTTCAAACGAATTTTGGCAATGGCTTTAGTCTGTTTTAGCCTTAGTTTAACAGGTTGTATATCCGTTGGTGTTGGATTAAATAGCTTTGTTGATACCGCAGACGGCTATGAATTTGTTTATCCTAATGGATGGACGCAGGTGAGTGTCTCTAACGGCCCCGATACGGTGCTACACGATATGATTGAACAAAGCGAAAATGTTAGTGTGGTGATTAATCCGGTTTCTAATCCGAGTCAAACCTTATCGGAAATTGGTACTCCTACTGAAGTCGGATATACCTTAAGCAAAAAAGCGATCGCTCCCGAAGGTTCAGGACGCACCGCCGAACTGATTAATGCAGAATCTTATGAAAAAGGATCAAACCTTTATTATTGGTTAGAATATGCGGTACAACTCCCTAATCAACAAAAACGCCATGATTTTGCTAGTGTTACCATTAGTCGGGGAAACCTGTATACATTAAATGTTTCTACCACTGAAAAACGGTGGGAAAAAGCTCAACAACTTTTAAAACAAGTTGTTCAATCTTTTAAGGTGTATTAATTTAGTTCCATTGCGTTTATGACTCAGCCAAATCGAATCACATTTATTTTAGCGTCTGCTTCTCCTGCGCGGAAACGGTTATTAGAAACGGTAGGAATTCAGCCCATCATTTCCCCCAGTGATTTTGATGAATCTCAAATCCAAGATTCTAATCCAGTGCAGTTAGTCCAAAAACTCGCCCAAGCTAAAGCAGAAGTTGTTACCCAAACTTTAATTAATTCTCCCAAACGAGAAGGGGAAATTATATTGGTTTTGGGATGTGATTCGGTTCTGGCGGTTGAGGGAGAAATTTATGGCAAACCTGCTAATATTGAAGAAGCGATCGCTCGTTGGCAAACCATGAAAGGTCAAGTCGGACAACTCTATACAGGTCATGCTTTAATTAATCTTTCTACCCATCAAACCTTGGTGTATTGTCAAACTACGAATGTCTATTTTTCTAATATTTCCGATAGTGAAATTGAAGCTTATATTGCTACTGGAGAACCGTTAAACTGTGCCGGATGTTTTGCTATTGAAGGAAAAGGGGGTTTATTTGTAGAAAAATTAGAAGGATGTCATACTAATGTGATTGGTTTGAGTTTACCTTTATTAAGAAAAATGATTCAGGAGTTTGGATATAATATTACTGACTTCTGGTAGTTGGGAAGAAACCACAAAGACACGAAGACACGAAGACACGAAGAAGAATAATTAACGGGGTATATTGTCTGACTGCATAAAACGTTGATTTTGTCAAGTCCCCTATTTTCGGTTTAATCTTCCCCTCCCAAAACCCGTGCATCGCCAAGCAGAAATTTCGTCAGAAAATCAAGATATTTTACGACAGCATAAGGGTTTTAGCCCCCAATTTGACCTATAGACATAGTAACCCCTTGGATGAAATCTTTTTAAGTCTACCACAACCCCGATAATCTCGTCAACTATTTGACAGCAATTTTCAATAAAATATCAAGATTCCCTGACAATCTTTTAAAAAACAAAACCATTTCAAAAAAATGATTAGAAAAACTTAACCTATTCTTCGTGTCTTTGTGTCTTTGTGGTTACTTCCAGAGTTAAATTAAGTCAATAAGCAGGAGAGGGGAAAGATTAAATATTCTAGGAAAAACAGTTTCCAAATAAATTGATAAAATTGAGCGATAGATTGTTTCTGGCTTAAATCAACGGTTTGACTACGCCACCATAATAGACTCAATAAGATTAAATGAGTTAACCCTAAAAATAGGGGATTAACAGAAGATTTTAAAAACCAACTTCCTAGAATCATCCCTAGATAACAAAGAGTGAGTATCCATCGGGATAAATTAAAGACCGTAACAGTTCCTAATTTTATCGTTAAGGTGTTAATCTGGAATTGGCGATCGCCTTCTAAATCAGGAATATCCTTAAAAATTGCGATCGCTACGGTAAACACTAAAATAAATAACGTTAACGCCCAAACTGAAGGCGGAATTATCGGAATTAAGGATAGTGATTTTCCCGATAAAATCCAGCTAAAGTGTAAATATAACCCTAAATTAACAATAATTCCCCTAACGGTAAAAATACAGAAAGCCGCCCAAAAGGGAAAGCGTTTTAAGCGAATAGGGGGTAAAGAATAGATTGTCCCCAATAGCAGACTAATGGCGACCATTCCCAATAAATAATAACCTTGAAACGCTGCCATGCTTAAGGCTAATATTCCCGTTATTCCGACAATCAGTTGAGCTTGAAACCGGGAATATTCCCCGGCTGCTAAGGGTAAATGGGGTTTATTAATCTGATCAATTTCAATATCTTCGAGTTGATTTAATCCGACAATATAAATATTGCCACAAATACAAGCCAACCAACTGCCAAATAAAGCAATTCCATTTAAACTAAAACCGGGAAATTGCCTAAACTCACTAATGGCAATTAAGTACATCCCCAAAACGCTTAAAGTTGTACCCATAATTGTATGGGGACGAGAAAATTTCCAAAAGGAGTATAACCCCGAAAAATTCTGTTGAATTAAGTTAGGGGAAGAAATAACCGTCGGGGGAGAAGAAGTTTTCGTCATATTAAACCAGGGAATAGGGAATTACGAATTACGAATTACGAATTACGAATGAAAAATGGGGAATTTGGTTAATATTATTCTGGTGATGGTAAACGCCAACCGGGTTTAATTACTTGACGTTCACGAGCAATAACTAAACTATCATCAGGGACATCATCGGTAACAACAGAGCCCGCCGCCACGGTAACATCATTTCCTAGGGTTAGAGGGGCGACTAAAACACTATTTGAGCCCGTTTTTGTCCGATCTCCGATGGTTGTGCGATGCTTTTTCACCCCATCATAATTAGCCGTAATTGTCCCCGCGCCAATATTAACTTTATCCCCTAATGTCGCATCTCCCAAATAGGATAAATGAGCAACATTAGTCCGATTTCCGACCTCAGCATTTTTCAATTCTACAAAATTTCCGACCCGACAGTGTTCCCCAACTTTTGCATGACCCCTTAAATGGGCATAAGGCCCTATGCGGGTTTCATCCGCAACAACACTATCAGAAACAACGGAAAACTGCACCGTAACATTTTTTCCAATCTGACTATTTTCGATTAAACTACCGGGGCCAATGCGACTTCCGGTTTGAATTATTGTGTTTCCCCTTAAATGGGTTTGGGGTTCAATAATTACATCCGCTTCCAACTGTACCGTATCATCAATCGTGACACTATCGGGGTCAATTATTGTCACTCCCGCCGCCATCCAATTCGTTTTAACCCAATCTTGTAAAATACGATAGGAATTAGCCAGATGTTGGCGGCTATTAATCCCTAAAATTTCTCGATAATCATCGACATCCACCGCCATCACTTGATCTAGGTGATGTACTGTATCGGTGAGATAATATTCCTGTTGATCATTATCGGCTTTGAGGTGGGGTAAAATTTCCGCTAACTGCGGCCAATTAAAACAATAAACCCCAGCATTAATTCGATGATTTTGGCGTTGAGCATCGGTACAGTCTCGATGTTCAATAATTTGATTGACTAAATTATGACTATCGCAAAATACCCGACCATATCCCGTAGGATTAGGTAAATGGGCTGCTAATAAGGTCGCCGCATTTCCGTGTTCTTTGTGAATGTTAATTAATTGTTCTAAAGTGTCAGGACGTAATAAAGGAACATCCCCATTTAAAACCAGTAAATCCCCAGTAAAATCTGTTAAATAGGGGAGTAATTGTTGAATGGCGTGACCTGTCCCTAATTGTTCCGTTTGTTCAACAAATTCTAAAGCCGGTTGCGTATTCGTTTGTTGAAGAGAATCGCGGACTAAATCAGCGCCATAGCCCACAATTACTAATCTCCGAGAAGGTTGCAGCCGAACACAACTCTCTAAAACCCGTTGAACTAAAGTGCGTCCCCCCAATTCATGCAAAACCTTGGGAAGGTCAGATTTCATGCGAGTTCCGCGTCCCGCCGCTAAAATTGCTACCGCTACCATCTACCGTTCTGGTGTCAACTGTGAGTAATAGACAC encodes:
- a CDS encoding RusA family crossover junction endodeoxyribonuclease, producing the protein MSKFEFIVDGPPVSQQTRRRERLREWKATVRQEAEKYWSSEQQTATGLVMLQITYFYDSVAIDVDNIVKPIQDSIIGLAYVDDGQVTDIIVRKRNLSGNFKIENITSTLAEGFARGNEFLHIVVLDAPDQEVLT
- a CDS encoding site-2 protease family protein; translation: MIMLFWLLILGVMTYWLLQQGVAQITRTPVWLLWLVMMTPAFIWGTWILVYNQKPIPAELVIIPFIVCPCLYWFLVQWGRLPSQPSQSDATMPTQPVLPLEKQTLPRPLDQQEEDILRTCFPWTVFPLHNIEYRLQAVVCRGQLRSNPDVAYQTIRDNIKAKFADRFLIAFQQDLKDKPFFALVPNPYQETAENSFKTDPLSRPILALALLLITLFTTTVAGVQMVDIPLDAWQANPRLLLAGLPYSLALIAILGIHESAHYLTARWYKIKATLPYFMPIPFWLGTFGAFIQMRSPFPHRKALFDVSIAGPWAGFIISLPLLILGLNQSTVVPFDPKTSGFLNFESLNPSFSFLLTLLSKLTLGAALTSEQAINLHPMAIAGYIGLIVTAFNLIPIGQLDGGHIVHAMFGQKTSLIIGQVARFLILILALMHSEFLVLALLLFFFPLQDEPALNDVTELDDIRDIIGFLTLGLLLLILLPIPAVVAQWMNY
- the glmU gene encoding bifunctional UDP-N-acetylglucosamine diphosphorylase/glucosamine-1-phosphate N-acetyltransferase GlmU; translated protein: MVAVAILAAGRGTRMKSDLPKVLHELGGRTLVQRVLESCVRLQPSRRLVIVGYGADLVRDSLQQTNTQPALEFVEQTEQLGTGHAIQQLLPYLTDFTGDLLVLNGDVPLLRPDTLEQLINIHKEHGNAATLLAAHLPNPTGYGRVFCDSHNLVNQIIEHRDCTDAQRQNHRINAGVYCFNWPQLAEILPHLKADNDQQEYYLTDTVHHLDQVMAVDVDDYREILGINSRQHLANSYRILQDWVKTNWMAAGVTIIDPDSVTIDDTVQLEADVIIEPQTHLRGNTIIQTGSRIGPGSLIENSQIGKNVTVQFSVVSDSVVADETRIGPYAHLRGHAKVGEHCRVGNFVELKNAEVGNRTNVAHLSYLGDATLGDKVNIGAGTITANYDGVKKHRTTIGDRTKTGSNSVLVAPLTLGNDVTVAAGSVVTDDVPDDSLVIARERQVIKPGWRLPSPE
- a CDS encoding MBL fold metallo-hydrolase, encoding MSQERSVPKQPRLVLENIYAFPPNRDTLGGTAYFIVENQMNILIDTPDWNPTNQQFLEQQGGVQWLLITHRDAIGKGPEIQKTLGCNILIQEQEAYLLPESTVTTFEHELTLSSQSSVFWTPGHSPGSSCLYFSGQFGVLFTGRHLLPNLQGQPVPLRTAKTFHWPRQLNSVQLILERFNSHTLHYICPGANTGALRGERMINHAYEKLAMLDLEACLLTEAIL
- the psbP gene encoding photosystem II reaction center PsbP → MFKRILAMALVCFSLSLTGCISVGVGLNSFVDTADGYEFVYPNGWTQVSVSNGPDTVLHDMIEQSENVSVVINPVSNPSQTLSEIGTPTEVGYTLSKKAIAPEGSGRTAELINAESYEKGSNLYYWLEYAVQLPNQQKRHDFASVTISRGNLYTLNVSTTEKRWEKAQQLLKQVVQSFKVY
- a CDS encoding Maf family protein — protein: MTQPNRITFILASASPARKRLLETVGIQPIISPSDFDESQIQDSNPVQLVQKLAQAKAEVVTQTLINSPKREGEIILVLGCDSVLAVEGEIYGKPANIEEAIARWQTMKGQVGQLYTGHALINLSTHQTLVYCQTTNVYFSNISDSEIEAYIATGEPLNCAGCFAIEGKGGLFVEKLEGCHTNVIGLSLPLLRKMIQEFGYNITDFW
- a CDS encoding homogentisate phytyltransferase, with the translated sequence MTKTSSPPTVISSPNLIQQNFSGLYSFWKFSRPHTIMGTTLSVLGMYLIAISEFRQFPGFSLNGIALFGSWLACICGNIYIVGLNQLEDIEIDQINKPHLPLAAGEYSRFQAQLIVGITGILALSMAAFQGYYLLGMVAISLLLGTIYSLPPIRLKRFPFWAAFCIFTVRGIIVNLGLYLHFSWILSGKSLSLIPIIPPSVWALTLFILVFTVAIAIFKDIPDLEGDRQFQINTLTIKLGTVTVFNLSRWILTLCYLGMILGSWFLKSSVNPLFLGLTHLILLSLLWWRSQTVDLSQKQSIAQFYQFIWKLFFLEYLIFPLSCLLT